A window from Romeriopsis navalis LEGE 11480 encodes these proteins:
- a CDS encoding class I SAM-dependent methyltransferase has product MAIKPLSKSYDRTYVRQQVRFSDIPKSFPTARNHALFKLAGSGQRVLEIGPGDANVLYNLRNSFEELYGVEISQGRATKANEALAANNVSNITVIAGNIESGIDLPDNFFDVIIWADVVEHVVDLWATMAEVSRLLKPGGKLVTCTPNIASWRYRLTLLFGKFPGTSARNEGFAVREGELYDGGHLHYFTFSSLEKLYRKYNVKPVKRMGFGKLGKLHNLYPPLLSGAVCIVGINSKL; this is encoded by the coding sequence ATGGCGATCAAACCATTATCGAAATCCTATGACCGGACTTACGTCCGTCAGCAAGTACGCTTCTCCGATATTCCAAAAAGTTTTCCAACCGCCCGTAATCACGCTTTATTTAAGCTAGCTGGCTCCGGCCAACGCGTCCTTGAAATTGGGCCTGGGGATGCAAATGTTTTATATAACCTCAGAAACTCGTTTGAAGAATTATACGGCGTAGAAATTTCTCAAGGCCGCGCGACTAAAGCAAATGAAGCATTAGCCGCAAACAATGTGAGCAATATTACGGTGATTGCTGGCAACATCGAGTCAGGCATCGATTTGCCCGATAACTTTTTTGATGTGATTATTTGGGCAGATGTGGTTGAACATGTTGTTGATCTTTGGGCCACTATGGCGGAGGTCAGTCGACTGCTCAAACCAGGCGGAAAGCTCGTTACTTGTACTCCCAATATTGCATCCTGGCGCTATCGACTGACCTTACTATTCGGCAAGTTCCCCGGTACATCAGCACGAAATGAAGGCTTTGCCGTGCGTGAGGGCGAACTCTATGACGGTGGTCACCTGCACTACTTCACATTCTCTTCCCTTGAAAAGTTATATCGGAAATATAACGTTAAACCTGTCAAGCGAATGGGCTTTGGCAAACTTGGGAAACTGCACAATTTATATCCACCATTATTGTCAGGCGCGGTTTGTATCGTGGGCATTAATTCCAAGCTTTAA